From the Thermodesulfobacteriota bacterium genome, the window GGGCGAGGAAGGGTTCGAACCCGAACCCGAGGACGATGGCCCCGGCCCCGAGGACCTCCTCTTCGGCCTTCTGGTCGAGGTCGATGGCGTTGGGGGCACAGACCTTGACGCACTCGCCACAGCGGATGCAGGTCTTCGGGTCGATGACGAGGCCGTGAGGGATGGCTTGAGGAAAGGGAAGGTAGATGGCCTTTCGCTTCTCGAGGCCGCCGCCGAACTCCCGCTCGACCTCCACCGGGCAGACCGCGATGCAGGCCTCGCAGAGGGTGCACCGCTGGGGATCGACGAATCGGGGTTTTTTAATGATCGAGACCCTGAAATCTCCGGCGGTCCCCTCTACGGATTTCACTTCAGCATAGGGGATCAGCTCGATCCGATCGTGAAGATGGCATTCGTAGATGGGACAGAAGGCTGGTGGGGTGGGGCTCATGAAACAGACGCCACACGAATTGGTCGGAAACGTCTTGTCGAGCAGGGGAAAGTAGCCTCCGATGGCCGGGGCCTGCTCGAGAAGGAAGACCTTCCTCCCCATCTCAGCCAGCAGGAGGGCGGACTGCATTCCCGAAATTCCCGCGCCCACCACCAGCGCCGAACTCTTATCGCCTCTCATGTTGTTATCCCGTGTCATGGTTCCCTCGTGTCCGTCTCGATGCTTTAGGGCTAACCAAGGATGCCATGTCTAACTCAACCCCAAGGAGTCCAAGAGGGGTTTCGGGTTGATCAGGTGCTTCTTCCACCAATGCTCGCGCCTCGGGATCTCAAAGGCCACCCCGATCAATTCGGTGAAGTAGAAGATGGGCAGTCCCGCCTCCTGTCGCATCTCGAGGTTCATGGTGCAGAGGCCGCAGGAGGTGACGATGCAGTGCGCGTCGGCCTCCTTCGCCATGGAGACGATCCTTCCGACCAGGGTCTGAACCACATCGGCATAGGTCATCGCCAGATCGGCGCCGCAACAGTCGGTTTTGTAAGACCATTCCACGGGTTCGGCGCCAATCCCCCTCATCAGCCGATCGAGGTACTGGGGATTCTCCGGATGATCGAGCTGGGTGATCTTCGGATGCCTCACCAGGGCGCATCCATAGTAGCAGGCGGTTTTGAGCCCCTTCAGGGGCCGCTTCACCTTCTCCCGGATCTTCTCCAGGCCGATCCGGTTGAGAAAGACGTCCATCAACGCCAGGATCTCGATCGAAGGATCGTAGGTGAACCCCACGATCTCCTCGATCTCCTTTCGCTCCGCCTCGTTGTGCTGCAGGACGTGTTCGGTCCTCTTGAGATAGCTGAAGCAGCCCGCGCAGGGAACGACGAGGGGTCCCGCCTTGGCCTCCTGGGCCTTCCAGATATTGCGGGCGGGGAGGCAGAGGGAGAGGAGGCGATGGAGGCTGTGGGTGGCGGCTGCGCCGCAGCAGTTCCAATCCTCGATCTCCACCAGTTCCACGCCGAGGGTTTCAAGGACGGCCTCGGTGGAGCGGCCGTATTCATAGGAAGAAGAGTGGTCCGTGCATCCAGGAAAGTAGGCAAATTTCATTCTGGCCTCCGACATCCCCCATGGGGAAAACGGTTCATTCCTTCTGCGTACATCGTTCGAAGATCCTTTTAATCTCTCCGCGGCCCTTGACGAAGCTGGGGAGGAGAGGGAATTTCCCCTTGAAGAAGAGTTTCATCCCTGGGACGAGGGAGCCCGTCATCAGGTCTTTGCTCCGGAGCATATACTCCATCAGCATGGTCACCTCGTGGGCTCGACCCAGTCTCTGGATGCTGTGGATGAAGGCCTCGTGGAAGAGATGGATATTCTTCTCCTTGGCCGGCACGCCCTCCCTCGTGGCCATCTCCCTCAGGGCATCCATGATGACGCCGATGTGGATCTCGTTCGGGCAACGGGTTCCACAGGTCTGGCAGTAGACACAGAACCAGATCGCCCGGCTCTCCAGGACCTCCTTCTTCCTTCCCATCTGGATCATCCGGATGAGGCTGTTCGGCCGGATGTCCATATAGGGAGCCGTGGGACAACCGGCCGTGCACTTGAGGCACTGGTAACAGAGGTTGAGCCGCTCCCCGCTTCGTCGCTCGACCTCTTTCGCAAAGGCTCCTTGCCCCTGATCGGGACCGGGATGAATGTCCATCGCTTCCTCCTTGCGGATGCGTTCTATGGGCTCTCTGGCCTCTTTAGGGCTGGGTCAAGCTCATCGGCCCCCACCTTCATCCATCTCGAACCGGTTTTAAACCCTCTCCGATGAGGTGACAAAGGTCTCGACCATCCGGAGGATCTGGTCGGACGAACTGTTTCTTAACTCACAGGCAAAATTTGGGCAAGCGCTGACGCAGGCCCCACATCCCTGACAGAGGGCCGGGTGAACGATGGAGATCCCCCGATGGGGGTCCATCTCTCTGGCCTCATAGGGACAGACCTCGACACAGAGGCCACAGCCGCTGCAGATCTGCTCGTCCACATGGGCGATCAGGGGGTCCTGCAGGAGGCGATCGGTCGACAGCAGGGCCTGAATCTTGGAGGCGGTGGCCGAGGCCTGGGAGACCGTATCCGAGATGTCTTTCGGCCCCTGACCGCAGCCCGCCAGATAGATTCCCTTCGTCGAGCTCTCCACCGGATAGAGTTTGATATGGGCCTCGGTGAGGAATCCGTGGCGGTCCACGGTCGCCCTCAATTTGGCCGCCAGCTCCTTTATCCCCGTGCTCGGGATCAAGGCCGTGGCGAGGACGACCATCTCCGCTGCCACCTCGACGGACCGACCGGTCAGGGTATCCACGCCCAAGACCCTCACCTTCCCATCGTCCTCGAAGATCCTCGAGACGCGGCCCCTGAGATAGAGGAGCCCCTTCTCCTCGATCGTCCTCTGCAAGAATTCCTCATAGCCTTTGCTGTCCGAACGGATGTCCATAAAAAAGATATAGGGTTGCCCATCCGGGACCTGTTCCTTGTAGAGGGCGGCCTGTTTGGCCGTATACATGCAGCAGATGCGCGAGCAGTAGGGCATGTACCGGTCAGGGTCTCTCGAGGCGACGCACTGGATGAAGACGACCTCTTTCGGAACCCTTCCGTCGGAGGGTCGGAGGATCCTCCCACGGGTCGGGCCATCGGGCGAAAGCATCCGTTCGAAGGCAAGCCCGTCGACGACGTCCGGGATCTCTCCATACCCGTATTCCCCGATCTGGGGGAGGGGGAAGAGGTCGTACCCCGTGGCCATGACGATGGCCCCGACCTGTTTTCGGACTCTCTCCTCTTGCTGATCGAACCGGATGGCCTGCTCGGGACAGACCGCTTCGCATCTCCTACAACTTTGATCCAAAAAATAGAGGCACTGGTCCCGAAGGATCACGGGTTTATGGGGGACGCTTTCGGGCGCGAGGAAGTCGATGGCCTTGCGCTTCCCCAGACCCCTTTCGAAGGAGGAGGGAAAGGCCTTTGGGCATGAAGGGATGCAGAGTCCGCACCCGTTACACCTCTGCCAGTCCACGTAGGTCGCCTTCTTCCGGAGGACGAGGTCGAAATTGCCCACATAACCCTTCACCTCTTCGACCTCCGAATAGCAGCGGAGCTCGATCCTCGGATGCGCCTCGATCTCCTTGGCCTTTGCAAGGACCTCCGGCGAGGCAGGGCGGAGGTCCGGGAAGGTCTTCGAGAGCTGAAGCATATGCCCGCCCAGGGCCTGCTCCCTCTCGAGGAGGAGGACCTCGTAGCCTCCCTCCGCAAGGTCAAGGGCCGCGGTCATCCCAGCGATCCCCCCGCCGATGACGAGGACGCTTCGGTGGATGGGAACGGCGATCGCCTCCAGCTCTTCATTCTTTCTCACCTTCTCGAGGGCCGCCAGGATGATCTCCTCGGCCTTTCGGGTGGCCTCGGCCTTCTCCTTCTGGTGGACCCAGCTGCACTGTTCCCGGATGTTGGCGATCTCGCAGAGATAGGGATTCATCCCCTCGGCCTTCACGGCCTTCCGGAACGTGGCCTCGTGCATGCTGGGAGAACAGCAGGCCACGACCACACCCTCGAGGCCCTTTTCCCGGATCGCCTCCCGAAGGAGCTGCTGCCCTGGTTCGGAGCACATGTAGATATAGTCGGTGCTGTGGCAGACGTCCGGGGCCTTCCGGACCCTCTCGGCCACGGCCTTCACATCGACCGTGCCCGCGATGTTGACCCCGCAATGGCAGATGAAAACGGCCAGTCTCTTCATCCTAATTTTTTGCAAAGAGGGCCTGGACCTTGCTTGCCGCTCCATTGGCATGGGCGACGGCATCGGCAATGTCCTTCGGTCCTTGGGCCGCCCCGGCGATAAAGATCCCCTCCCGCCGGGTCTCCATGGGCCGGAGCTTTCGCTCAGCCTCGGTAAAGAACCCGTACGGGTCCGTTTCGATACCGAGCCTCTGTGCCAGTTCCTTCGACTCCTGGTGGGCCTGGATGGCCGTGGCCAACACGACCATGTCGGTCGAGAGCTCCACTTTTCTTCCCGTCAACGTATCCACGCCCCAGAGGACGATGCGGCCGTCCTCCTGAAAGATCCTGGAGACGCGGCCGCGGAGGTAGAGAATGCCCTCTTCCTCCATCCCCTGTTGGATGAACTCCTCATAGCCTTTCCCCGTCGAGCGGATGTCCATATAGAAGATGTAGGCCTGCCCGTCGTGGACCTTGTGCTTGTAGAGCCTGGCATGTTTGGCGGTGTACATGCAGCAGACCCTTGAGCAGTAGGGAAAGTAGCGTTGGGGGTCCCGCGATCCGGAGCACTGGATGAAGGCGACCTCCTTCGGGATCTTTCCGTCCGAGGGCCTGCGGATCTCTCCGGCCGTTGGCCCCGAGGCGGAGTTGAGCCTCTCGAAGGCCAGGCCGTCGATCACGTCGGGGATCGTTCCGTACCCGTATTCGCCGAAGGCCTCCTTGGGCAGAAGGTCGAAGCCCACGGCGACGACGATCGCCCCGACCCGCTCCTCCACGAACCGATCCTGTTGTTCATAATCGATGGCCCCCACCGGGCAGACCTTCTCGCAGACCCTGCATTTCTTTTCCAGAAAATAGCGGCAGATGGAGGGATTGATGACGGGCTTGTTCGGAACGGCCTGGGGAGACAGGGTGTAGATCGCCTTGCCCATGCCCATGCCCCGCTCGAACTCCGAGGGCCTTTTGGAAGGACACTTCTCCTGGCAGAGCCCGCACCCCGTGCATTTCCCCCAGTCCACATAGGCCGCCTTTCGCCGGACACGAACCGTGAAATCGCCCACTCGGCCTTCGACGGCCTCAACCTCGGCGTAGGTGAGGAGTCGGATGCGAGGGTGCTGGCCCGTCTCGACCGTCTTGGGAGTGAGGGTGCACTGGGCACAGTCGAGGGTGGGAAAGGTTTCGGAGAGCTGGAGCATCCGTCCGCCGATGGAGGGGAGTTTCTCGACCAGGACGACCTCGTAGCCCGCATTGGCGATGTCGATCGCTGCGGAGATCCCGGCGATCCCTCCGCCGATCACCATCGCCCTTTTGATAAAAGGTTGTCTGACCGATGTATGATTCAACGCTTCAGCCACCTACCAGCCCCCGTCGCCCCCATGGCCGCCTTCGATTCGATCGCGCTTCTCCTTGGGATGGCCTCTCCCTCATCCTCAGAGCAGCCCTTTTTCCCTGAGCAAGGGGATCGGGTCCACGAAGTTCTGTTCGAATCCGAGCGTCTCGACCCCTAATCCCATGGCCATGCCGAGGACCTGCGTGAAATAGAGGACCGGCACGGGTTTGAAAGAGAGATGATGTTCCTTGATATCCGCCTGTTTGTGATCGATGTTGAAGGTGCACATCGGACAGGTGGAGATGACCACCTCCGCTCCGTGTTTCACGGCAGAATTCAGAATCTTGTAGGCACATTCCGTGGCGACCTCGGGCGAGGCCACGGATTGAAAGGACCCACAACATTCAATCTTATAGGGAAAGTCGATCGGCTCGGCGCCCAGGGCCGCGAGGAAATCCTCCATCAGGGTCGGCCTCTCCTTGTCGTCGAACCTCATCTCCTCGAAGGGACGGAGGAGCATGCAGCCGTAGTAGGCCGCGGCCTTCAATCCCCGAAGCGGCTTGACCAACTTCTCCTTCACCTTCGAGAATCCGATCTCCCCTTTCAGAATCTCGAGGTAGTGGAGGATTTTCAGGTCCCCTTCGTAATTTGCCTCGATGAACTGGTTGATCTTCTCCCGCTTCTCGCCATCCTCCTGGATCAGACGATTTGTCCGTTTGATGACGTTGAAACAGATGGCGCAGAGGGTCGTGAGGGACGCGCCCTGTGTTCTGGCCCTGGCCAAGAGTCTCGCAGGGGGGAGGAGGGCCATGAGATTGTCGGTGGCCAGGGGGAAGGTCGCCCCGCAGCAGGTCCACTCCGGAAGTTCCTTCAGTTCAAATCCCAGGAGGAGGGAGCAGTTGCGCGCGGTCTGGTCGAAATTTTTGGCCTTGGTATATAACGTACATCCTGGGAAGTAGAGATAGTCCATACCCACCCCTGAGAGCGATCCCATCAAATTGATGGCCTCATATTCACAAGCGAAGGGAGTATCCCCTCCTCAGGAGAGGAACTTTCTAAACCCGCTGACGAAGGCGATCTGAGGCACCCTTTCGAAAAAGTCCTCGGAGAATGCCGAAACCTGAATGTGATCCCTTCGATCTTTTTTCCTCAAGACGACCATCCTCAGGGCGTCCATGACCCTTGCGATGTCGATCCCTTTCGGGCACCTCGAGGTGCACTGGAGGCAGGAGGCGCAGAGCCAGAAGGTGTTGACCTTCAGGGCCTCTTCCTCAAGGCCCAGCAAGGTATAACGGATGACCTCGTGAGGGCCCACCTCCATGGCAAAGGCGACCGGGCAACCCGCGGTGCAATTTCCACATTGATAGCAGGCAAAAAGGTTCTGACCGCTGATCAGTTCGACCTTCTTCGTAAAATCATTGTGAATTTTGGCACGTGAAAGCTCGATCTTCATGGCCTTTTCCCCGATGAGAGGCTTTCCATTATAATTTTAAAACACCCCTTGTTAAAAAGGCGAGTCAGGATGAATTGGGTTTCCGATCAGGGCCTCCGATACGGTTTCACACCTTCGATATAAAGGTCGTTTCCGTGGATATCGTTGATGACGATGACGGGGAGGTCCTCGACCTCGAGCCTCCGGATCGCCTCAGGGCCGAGGTCTTCGTAAGCGACGATCTCAGCCTTCTTGATCCTCTTGGCCAGCAACGCCCCGGCGCCACCCGTGGCCGCGAAATAGACCGCTCGGTGCCTCTTCATGGCCTCTTTGACCGCATCGGACCGCATCCCCTTGCCGATCATGCCCTTGAGCCCCTTTTCGATCAGGGCCGGCGAATAGGCATCCATTCGGTAACTTGTCGTGGGGCCTGCGGACCCAAAGACCTGGCCGGGCCTGGCAGGGGTGGGACCCACATAATAGATGATCTGCCCCCGAATATCGAAGGGTAGCTCCTTTCCCTCCTTTAGGAGGTCGAAGAGCCTTCGGTGGGCCGCATCCCGGCCTGTATAAACGATCCCGTTGATTAGAACGCGATCCCCGATCTTCAACCTCTCCACATCCCGGTCGGTGAGGGGCGTTTTCAAACGGATGGGTTCGGTCATAGGTCCCCCTATAAGATGGCCTCCTTATGGCGATGGGCATGGCACTGGATGTTGACCGCCACCGGAAAACTGGCGATGTGGCAGGGCATCATCAGGACATGGACCGCCAAGGAGGTGGTTCGGCCTCCCAACCCTTGGGGCCCGATTCCCAATTTGTTGACCTCCTCGAGGAGTTCAGACTCCAAACGGTTCAGTTCCGGGTCGGGGTTTTTGCTTCCCAGGGGTCGAAGCAGGCTCTTTTTCGCGAGCAAGGCGGCCATCTCGAAGGTTCCTCCAATCCCGACCCCCACGATCGTCGGGGGGCAGGGGTTGGAACCCGACTCCATCACCCTCTGGACGACAAAGCGCTTGATCCCTTCGATGCCATCGGAGGGGGTGAGCATGGCCAGGCCGCTCATGTTTTCGCTTCCACCCCCTTTGGGGGCCACCGTAATCTTCACCCGATCTCCCGAAACGATCTCGGTGTGGAGGATGGCGGGGGTATTGTCCCCGGTGTTCTCCCGGGTGAAGGGATGGCAGATCGACTTTCGGAGGTATCCTTCCCGGTATCCCTGGCGGACCCCTTCGAAGACGGCCTCTTTCAGGTCTCCCCCGGTCAACAGGACCTCCTGCCCCAATTCGAGGAAGACGACAGCATATCCTGTGTCCTGGCAGATGGCCACCTTCTCTTCCTTGGCGATCTTGGCATTCTCCTTCAGCTCTTTCAAGATTTCTATCCCCACCGGGGACTCCTCGTTCCGGAGGGCCCGATCAAAGGCCTCGATCACATCCTCACCGAGGTCGGTATTGGCTTCGATACAGAGGTTTTTCACCGCTTCCGTGATCCGTCTGACGTCGATCTCTCGCATCGTCCCCTCGTCCTTTAGAAGGATCGCTCTCCCTACGAGGTGCCCCTCTGCGAACAGGCCCCTTGGGGT encodes:
- a CDS encoding CoB--CoM heterodisulfide reductase iron-sulfur subunit B family protein, whose amino-acid sequence is MKFAYFPGCTDHSSSYEYGRSTEAVLETLGVELVEIEDWNCCGAAATHSLHRLLSLCLPARNIWKAQEAKAGPLVVPCAGCFSYLKRTEHVLQHNEAERKEIEEIVGFTYDPSIEILALMDVFLNRIGLEKIREKVKRPLKGLKTACYYGCALVRHPKITQLDHPENPQYLDRLMRGIGAEPVEWSYKTDCCGADLAMTYADVVQTLVGRIVSMAKEADAHCIVTSCGLCTMNLEMRQEAGLPIFYFTELIGVAFEIPRREHWWKKHLINPKPLLDSLGLS
- a CDS encoding 4Fe-4S dicluster domain-containing protein, encoding MDIHPGPDQGQGAFAKEVERRSGERLNLCYQCLKCTAGCPTAPYMDIRPNSLIRMIQMGRKKEVLESRAIWFCVYCQTCGTRCPNEIHIGVIMDALREMATREGVPAKEKNIHLFHEAFIHSIQRLGRAHEVTMLMEYMLRSKDLMTGSLVPGMKLFFKGKFPLLPSFVKGRGEIKRIFERCTQKE
- a CDS encoding CoB--CoM heterodisulfide reductase iron-sulfur subunit A family protein translates to MKRLAVFICHCGVNIAGTVDVKAVAERVRKAPDVCHSTDYIYMCSEPGQQLLREAIREKGLEGVVVACCSPSMHEATFRKAVKAEGMNPYLCEIANIREQCSWVHQKEKAEATRKAEEIILAALEKVRKNEELEAIAVPIHRSVLVIGGGIAGMTAALDLAEGGYEVLLLEREQALGGHMLQLSKTFPDLRPASPEVLAKAKEIEAHPRIELRCYSEVEEVKGYVGNFDLVLRKKATYVDWQRCNGCGLCIPSCPKAFPSSFERGLGKRKAIDFLAPESVPHKPVILRDQCLYFLDQSCRRCEAVCPEQAIRFDQQEERVRKQVGAIVMATGYDLFPLPQIGEYGYGEIPDVVDGLAFERMLSPDGPTRGRILRPSDGRVPKEVVFIQCVASRDPDRYMPYCSRICCMYTAKQAALYKEQVPDGQPYIFFMDIRSDSKGYEEFLQRTIEEKGLLYLRGRVSRIFEDDGKVRVLGVDTLTGRSVEVAAEMVVLATALIPSTGIKELAAKLRATVDRHGFLTEAHIKLYPVESSTKGIYLAGCGQGPKDISDTVSQASATASKIQALLSTDRLLQDPLIAHVDEQICSGCGLCVEVCPYEAREMDPHRGISIVHPALCQGCGACVSACPNFACELRNSSSDQILRMVETFVTSSERV
- a CDS encoding CoB--CoM heterodisulfide reductase iron-sulfur subunit A family protein, translating into MAEALNHTSVRQPFIKRAMVIGGGIAGISAAIDIANAGYEVVLVEKLPSIGGRMLQLSETFPTLDCAQCTLTPKTVETGQHPRIRLLTYAEVEAVEGRVGDFTVRVRRKAAYVDWGKCTGCGLCQEKCPSKRPSEFERGMGMGKAIYTLSPQAVPNKPVINPSICRYFLEKKCRVCEKVCPVGAIDYEQQDRFVEERVGAIVVAVGFDLLPKEAFGEYGYGTIPDVIDGLAFERLNSASGPTAGEIRRPSDGKIPKEVAFIQCSGSRDPQRYFPYCSRVCCMYTAKHARLYKHKVHDGQAYIFYMDIRSTGKGYEEFIQQGMEEEGILYLRGRVSRIFQEDGRIVLWGVDTLTGRKVELSTDMVVLATAIQAHQESKELAQRLGIETDPYGFFTEAERKLRPMETRREGIFIAGAAQGPKDIADAVAHANGAASKVQALFAKN
- a CDS encoding CoB--CoM heterodisulfide reductase iron-sulfur subunit B family protein, with amino-acid sequence MGSLSGVGMDYLYFPGCTLYTKAKNFDQTARNCSLLLGFELKELPEWTCCGATFPLATDNLMALLPPARLLARARTQGASLTTLCAICFNVIKRTNRLIQEDGEKREKINQFIEANYEGDLKILHYLEILKGEIGFSKVKEKLVKPLRGLKAAAYYGCMLLRPFEEMRFDDKERPTLMEDFLAALGAEPIDFPYKIECCGSFQSVASPEVATECAYKILNSAVKHGAEVVISTCPMCTFNIDHKQADIKEHHLSFKPVPVLYFTQVLGMAMGLGVETLGFEQNFVDPIPLLREKGLL
- a CDS encoding 4Fe-4S dicluster domain-containing protein gives rise to the protein MKIELSRAKIHNDFTKKVELISGQNLFACYQCGNCTAGCPVAFAMEVGPHEVIRYTLLGLEEEALKVNTFWLCASCLQCTSRCPKGIDIARVMDALRMVVLRKKDRRDHIQVSAFSEDFFERVPQIAFVSGFRKFLS
- a CDS encoding Fe-S-containing hydro-lyase; the protein is MTEPIRLKTPLTDRDVERLKIGDRVLINGIVYTGRDAAHRRLFDLLKEGKELPFDIRGQIIYYVGPTPARPGQVFGSAGPTTSYRMDAYSPALIEKGLKGMIGKGMRSDAVKEAMKRHRAVYFAATGGAGALLAKRIKKAEIVAYEDLGPEAIRRLEVEDLPVIVINDIHGNDLYIEGVKPYRRP
- a CDS encoding fumarate hydratase — protein: MREIDVRRITEAVKNLCIEANTDLGEDVIEAFDRALRNEESPVGIEILKELKENAKIAKEEKVAICQDTGYAVVFLELGQEVLLTGGDLKEAVFEGVRQGYREGYLRKSICHPFTRENTGDNTPAILHTEIVSGDRVKITVAPKGGGSENMSGLAMLTPSDGIEGIKRFVVQRVMESGSNPCPPTIVGVGIGGTFEMAALLAKKSLLRPLGSKNPDPELNRLESELLEEVNKLGIGPQGLGGRTTSLAVHVLMMPCHIASFPVAVNIQCHAHRHKEAIL